A region of the Apium graveolens cultivar Ventura chromosome 6, ASM990537v1, whole genome shotgun sequence genome:
ACCATGCTTTGTCCTGGTTCTTTCTGAAGGTTATACTTCTTCATCAACAGCCTAATATTTTCAACTTCATTCCAATGTCCTTTTTCCGCATAAAGATTTGATAACAAGATATAATTACCAGAATTCCATGGTTCGACTTCAATAAGTTCCTTAGCTGCAAGCATGGCAAGCTCAACATCATCAAAATGACGACAAGAATTGAGCAGGGAACCCCATATTGCAGCATTTGGTTTAATGGGCATGGCCTTTATTAACTCATAAGCCTCTTTTAAACATCCACTACGTCCAAGAAGATCAACCATGCACCCATAATGCTCAAGCTTAGGATGAATACAATAATTTGAAACCATAGAACTTAACAATTCACCACCTCTTTTAATCAGCCCAGCATGTGAGCAACACGTTAAAGCCCCCACGAAAGTTGCATCATTGGGGGTCACACCATGTTCAATTATCATCTCGTCAAACAAAGCAATCCCACATTCACCATTTCCATTAAAAGCCTGACCCGAGATCATTGCATTCCATGAAACAACATTTTTTCGAGGCATATCCCTAAATACACTAAAAGCACTTTCTAAAACCCCTCGTTTACAATAATAATCAATCAGTGAATTACCTACAGATATAAAATCCAGAAAAAGTCCACTTGATTTAGCATAAGAATGAATCCATTCCCCAAGACCATGATCCTCACCTAAACGCGCACAAACTGGTAACATAATAACCACTGTCGTCTCATCTGGATCAAATCCTTCATTTCTCATTTCCTGAAACAGCCTCATAGCTTCACTATCCCAACCACATTGAGCCAAACCGGATATCATTGAATTCCAAGAAACAACAGTCCGTTGCGTCATTCCCCTAAAGTAGCGCAAACCCAACTCAACATCACCTGTTTTACAAAACCCAGAAAGCATCAAGTTCCAAACAATGACATCTCTGTTAAACATTGCATCAAACACCTTGCGTGCATCATCCATTCTTCCACACTTGCAATAAAACTCAACAAGGGGAATCCTAATCTTACTAAAACAGTCGAAGCCCATAACAATAACCTCAGAATGAAGTCCTTGACCCAGCCTACAATCAAGAATATTGGAAGAAGCCTTAAACAAAGGCGAAAACGTAAACTCATTAGGCCAAATACCGCGATTTCTCATAACGGAGAAGAAATGCATAGAGTAGTGGAATGGAGGGTGGAGAGAAAAAGCTTTGATGATGGAATTGAAGAGGAGAATATTGGGGTATGGGGAATGTTGGAAGAGAGTGTAGGCATAAGAGAGTTGGTTAGAGGCGGCGCAAACGGAGACGAAATGGGAGAGTAATTGGTTTGATTGGTGGAGATGGTGACGGAGGAAGTGCCCGTGAATTTCACGGAGTCGGGTTCGGGTTTTATGCCCGTGGAGGAGCCGGAGGATCCGACGCTCAATCTCCATTCACACCCCCTCTTTTTAATACAGTCCTAGTTTATTTCACTAATTTTGCAACTCAGTATGGCGGGAGATGTTAGTTACTGGGGCGGTTTTGCAAAATTTCATAATAGTACGCTTGTTCATCTCATTTTAGACCCCATAGTCCGCCGACTTTTAAAGTAATTTAATCAAACCATGTTATTTTATATTTACGTTATGTAAAATAAATTTAtcctataattataaaataaatttgtgtTAAACTTTATCAAATAATCACCAACTTATTATGTATATTAATTGATTTCGCATTATTTTACTTTAAAAATATTGATGAAGACTTTTATATATGTTTTGcattgaatatttattttttacTACTAAATTGATCAGCATGTTATTAAACATTAGTTATTTGCAATTAATAAGGGTGATTAACTTTGATATGAAagaataattatttaattatttatgtgaattttagaaaaaaaatgtATAAATAGAAGAAATATTATTTTATGTCCCGAGTTCATTTATAAGAAATGTTTTAAATTGCCAAAAACTGATAAATCGAACCGACTGAAACTGAACCGAGTGATTTGATTTTATGGGGTTACAAGGTTTGAGTTAGACTCAAACTTTTAATAAATCGCAATTATGCGGTTTGGTTCCGATTTAATATTTAACCTGAATACAAGATTAAGGGTCAAGATTCACCGGATAAAGGAAGGTCACAAACCTAATAAATTCTGTATAGATTTGATAACACTGGAAATGGAAATAGACAAAATAACTTTAGAAACTGTGTTAGttcattttagtgcaagttttgtgaACCCTTGTTGTTGGTCTATACTTTGTTTAGAAGTAAAAAACATACCTAGGAAAAGTATAGTACTCTATCTCAAGAATTGTAGTTAAGGTTTTATCttcaagaacacagatttgtagcaaaataaatttattaatacaatcaagtgaatttttgataattattcCGTGTGTTTACAGTTGAACATTTTATCACTACAAGTTCATATATCTTCTTTGTTCCAAACATCCAAACATTTTCACAGTTAATTAAAATtcaaaaaacacattcaccccctctgtgttgtatttcATTGCATTGCATACCCAACAGGTTTTCTTTTGATCGActgattataatttttatttttttggtaAACCTTCTTATTCTATAGTAAAGTCATTTGGTATAATACTAAATTATGTTCTACAATATTGATTCTATTACGAGACGTTAGTAGTACGATAAATTTCTATAATATGCATTTTTCAGTCTGCTATAGAATTAAATGGTAGGTTAAACTGATAACTGGTAATTCTTTTACGGGTCGTCTGATTCAGACTTCTCAAGTATCAGACTTCTCAAGTATGAGGTACGAGTTTTGGTCATTTCAAACTCATAGTTGATGTTTAGTTCTAAAATTCAATCTTCCAAACTCATACCTCAAACCCCCAAATTATAGGTTTTTGATAACCTAGTGGAGAGTTTAGTATGAAACATGGGTATGAGTAATCAAATATATTTTTCATTttgtatataaatatatgtaaatatttaatacaaaattaaaccgataaatcaaaataatataaaataaaattatattaatattttaaattaataaaaattaataaattaatgatattttaattatacatattaatTTCAGCACACAACCAAACACGTGATATCAAAAATGATATCTCAATCTTATACCACCTTAAACCGATTACTCATTCCAACTTCACACCACTTCGCGAATCAAACGACGACCCCTTAGATCTCTCTCTAGGAGTATCATCTGAGAGCAAGGTTTCTTAGAATCAAGCTTAACATTGTGTTGTATTGTTCTGAATGGATATTCGGCAAGTTTCTTTTTCTCTTTGTCTTAGTCTTTTGATggtataattattatttaatattaaattatgtATATTTGCATCAGATTTTGTTAGATATAAAGGTTGGAACTTTGTTTGTTTTAGGCTTCATACATTATTTTtaatgatatggatagaaaatacattcTAAGGATATATTAAATGCCGTATTAATTACACTTAGAATTCTTGTCTAAATACCAATACAAAACTGGCTTGATCAAGACCCGTCACAGAGCACGAGTCATCAAGACCCACGAGCGGAGGTCGTTAAGGTCCACGGACATAAATTATTCACGGACTAGGACCGATACGGCTGAAAGACTAGTTACAaacataaattaaaattgaataaaaaagtgaaaaaaaTCGCATCACAACAACTACATCATTGGTTTCGAGTTACAATCTTAGATTTTAAATTTTCACTAAAAAATTTCGTTTCTCTTTCCTGCGTTTTCAAACTCAGTGATCATTTGGTAAATTTGAATCATATTTTCTGGATAGTTGAAATTTCTGAACAAATCAACTTTCTGAATGAATCGTAAAATAGTCATTCGACTTACATAtttaaatacaataattatttaacaaatcgaatcatataataatcatagtacaagtCTCCTTGAATTTTTTTCCCACGTAGTTAAGGTGTATAAAAGTGATATATCAGGGTAttattattctaatatattttttaattaaagattgatatttatacttttattctgaaaaatataatttaaaaataactTGTGGAGGTATCATTTGTATCTACTATAAATGGATATGAATTTTGGGAATGAGTTAATAAAATATTTTCATTTTCTTAGAAATATGTATGATACATTatgaatatttaattattttaaatattattaaacGGGGAAATCAAATTATAGGTACCTCAACTGTTAGCATTTTATTGTCGAGATCCCTTAATTAAAGATTTTGTGTTTCATGTCACTTAACTTTTCCGTTTTTTTAATCTAAATGTTTCCGTAAAAAAGATTCTAACCACATTAGAATAAAAAAACTTGTCTTCTAGGTGTTCATACGTACCAAATAAATTTTGAAGATATCCGTGATATCCAAATTTAAAGTTCAAGTAGTAAAATTGAAGTTTGAATCAACAATAACACTCACATGACACCATTTTTTTCTCTAAGCCTAATTCAAAAAACCCTAAATTAGGCCCTAAATTTTGGGTTCTTGGTCAAATATAGGGatctaaatttataaaattttgaatcGGAACTAGTTTATAATCGGAACTAGCTTATAATAATTTGTGTCATATGAGTGTTATTATTGTTGATTCAAATTTCAAGTTAACTATTTGAACTTTAAATTTGCACAACAGTATTACATTCAAAATTGCTCTGATCCGTATAAACATCAAAAATCCTAGTTTTCTGATTTTAATTTAGTTAAAATCTTTTTAACATACAAATTCTTTAGTTTAGTGACTCAGACGTCAATAGTTCAAGAACTTCATTATAATTTAATTTCCCATATTAAATGTATGAAGTTAACACACCCTACCATTTTTTACATAAGAAAAGTTCCAACGGTA
Encoded here:
- the LOC141663920 gene encoding pentatricopeptide repeat-containing protein At1g09190; amino-acid sequence: MEIERRILRLLHGHKTRTRLREIHGHFLRHHLHQSNQLLSHFVSVCAASNQLSYAYTLFQHSPYPNILLFNSIIKAFSLHPPFHYSMHFFSVMRNRGIWPNEFTFSPLFKASSNILDCRLGQGLHSEVIVMGFDCFSKIRIPLVEFYCKCGRMDDARKVFDAMFNRDVIVWNLMLSGFCKTGDVELGLRYFRGMTQRTVVSWNSMISGLAQCGWDSEAMRLFQEMRNEGFDPDETTVVIMLPVCARLGEDHGLGEWIHSYAKSSGLFLDFISVGNSLIDYYCKRGVLESAFSVFRDMPRKNVVSWNAMISGQAFNGNGECGIALFDEMIIEHGVTPNDATFVGALTCCSHAGLIKRGGELLSSMVSNYCIHPKLEHYGCMVDLLGRSGCLKEAYELIKAMPIKPNAAIWGSLLNSCRHFDDVELAMLAAKELIEVEPWNSGNYILLSNLYAEKGHWNEVENIRLLMKKYNLQKEPGQSMV